A genomic segment from Acidimicrobiales bacterium encodes:
- a CDS encoding NADH-quinone oxidoreductase subunit J — METFVFIVCAVIVLAGGLGVVVSRNPVHSALSLVATLFGIAVLFLNQDAQLLAAVQVIVYTGAIVVLILFVLMLLGVDKDEDITTEPLVGQRALAGLAGVVLVGAVLAVLVIGGSDAVTGASSVTAPLEAGAGNIAQIGRQLFTNYVFALEMTAALLTIAVVGAVVLSRREKDPQPISEPASMTDQGDSPLTAEGDGH, encoded by the coding sequence ATGGAGACGTTCGTGTTCATCGTCTGCGCGGTGATCGTGCTGGCCGGGGGCCTCGGGGTCGTGGTCTCGCGCAACCCGGTCCACTCCGCGCTCAGCCTCGTCGCCACCCTCTTCGGCATCGCCGTGCTCTTCCTCAACCAGGACGCGCAGCTGCTCGCCGCCGTCCAGGTGATCGTCTACACCGGCGCCATCGTGGTGCTCATCCTCTTCGTGCTCATGCTCCTCGGGGTCGACAAGGACGAGGACATCACCACCGAGCCCCTCGTCGGCCAGCGCGCCCTCGCGGGCCTCGCCGGCGTGGTCCTCGTCGGTGCCGTGCTCGCCGTCCTCGTCATCGGCGGCAGCGACGCCGTCACCGGGGCCAGCTCGGTCACGGCCCCCCTCGAGGCCGGCGCCGGGAACATCGCCCAGATCGGCCGGCAGCTCTTCACCAACTACGTGTTCGCGCTCGAGATGACCGCCGCCCTCCTCACCATCGCCGTCGTCGGGGCGGTCGTCCTGTCCCGTCGGGAGAAGGACCCGCAACCGATCTCCGAGCCGGCGTCGATGACCGACCAGGGTGACAGCCCCCTCACCGCCGAGGGGGACGGGCACTGA
- the nuoK gene encoding NADH-quinone oxidoreductase subunit NuoK, with protein sequence MANLDVAYLVLSAVLFGIGAVGLMVRRNPLVMIMCVELMLNAVNLSFVTFGSMLDDITGQMIVLFVLVVAAAEVVVGLGLVVAVVRRQPGATADDITLLRG encoded by the coding sequence ATGGCGAACCTCGACGTGGCCTACCTCGTGCTGTCGGCGGTGCTCTTCGGCATCGGCGCGGTGGGGCTCATGGTCCGACGCAACCCCCTCGTGATGATCATGTGCGTCGAGCTGATGCTCAACGCCGTCAACCTGTCCTTCGTCACCTTCGGGAGCATGCTGGACGACATCACCGGCCAGATGATCGTGCTCTTCGTCCTCGTGGTCGCCGCCGCCGAGGTCGTGGTGGGCCTGGGTCTCGTCGTGGCCGTCGTGCGGCGCCAGCCCGGTGCCACCGCCGACGACATCACGTTGCTGAGGGGCTGA
- the nuoL gene encoding NADH-quinone oxidoreductase subunit L, giving the protein MVELLWLVPALPLVGFVTLLFFGRRIGEPLAGWFATAMVAASFLVAVGVWFDLRSIADNTYEVSFFTWIPAGNFSVDFGFLLDPLSMTMVLFVTGIAALIHMYSIGYMHGDEHFPRFFTYLNLFVVSMLLLVLGDNLVLTFLGWEGVGACSYFLISFWFTKDANASAGKKAFITNRIGDWGFMIGTFAAFFAFGTVKYTEMLPLAPGLAVGVATFIAVMLLIGATGKSAQIPLFVWLPDAMAGPTPVSALIHAATMVTAGVYLLVRVNPILAASADWVLPFIAWLGVLTALLAATIAVAQTDIKKVLAYSTVSQLGYMFLAVGTGAYAAAIFHMITHAFFKALMFLGAGSVIHGMHDEQDMRRMGALRKVMPVTAVTFLVGALAIAGVPPFSGFWSKDEILSFALHENPALYVVGLVTAGLTAFYIFRLVFMTFYGDARWTASLEAEAEAKAAHAVAGDAGATDAGAADADPTGDPAPAAAAGATAVTTEAHGPAPHESPWVMTVPLLVLAVGAAFAGLLNLPFSSSTEILTHWLEPVIGANETVFDLSTAKLIAELTVSTIVAALGISAAYFVYLRHKLDPARIELPLFAHGWYIDSSITAFTGGAGRHLFELVAMFDRVVIDGAVNGVGRATRGGAARLRGLQSGYVRAYALMIAVGAVLVVAFILTQVTF; this is encoded by the coding sequence ATGGTCGAACTGCTCTGGCTGGTCCCTGCCCTTCCGCTGGTCGGGTTCGTGACGTTGCTCTTCTTCGGTCGACGGATCGGCGAGCCCCTCGCCGGCTGGTTCGCGACGGCGATGGTCGCGGCGTCGTTCCTGGTGGCGGTGGGCGTCTGGTTCGACCTGCGCTCCATCGCCGACAACACCTACGAGGTGTCGTTCTTCACCTGGATCCCGGCAGGCAACTTCAGCGTGGACTTCGGGTTCCTCCTCGACCCGCTGTCCATGACCATGGTGCTGTTCGTCACCGGCATCGCAGCTCTGATCCACATGTACTCCATCGGGTACATGCACGGCGACGAGCACTTCCCCCGGTTCTTCACCTACCTGAACCTGTTCGTCGTCTCGATGCTGCTGCTCGTGCTCGGCGACAACCTGGTGCTCACGTTCCTCGGCTGGGAGGGCGTGGGGGCGTGCTCGTACTTCCTGATCTCGTTCTGGTTCACCAAGGACGCCAACGCCTCCGCCGGCAAGAAGGCCTTCATCACCAACCGGATCGGTGACTGGGGCTTCATGATCGGCACCTTCGCCGCCTTCTTCGCCTTCGGCACCGTGAAGTACACCGAGATGCTGCCGCTGGCGCCCGGCCTCGCGGTGGGCGTGGCCACGTTCATCGCGGTCATGCTGCTCATCGGCGCCACCGGCAAGTCGGCCCAGATCCCGCTCTTCGTGTGGCTCCCCGACGCCATGGCCGGCCCGACGCCCGTCTCGGCGCTCATCCACGCGGCCACCATGGTGACGGCGGGCGTGTACCTGCTGGTGCGCGTGAACCCGATCCTGGCGGCGTCGGCCGACTGGGTGCTCCCGTTCATCGCCTGGCTCGGGGTGCTCACCGCGCTCCTCGCCGCGACGATCGCCGTCGCCCAGACCGACATCAAGAAGGTCCTGGCCTACTCGACCGTCAGCCAGCTCGGCTACATGTTCCTCGCCGTCGGCACGGGGGCCTACGCGGCGGCCATCTTCCACATGATCACGCACGCCTTCTTCAAGGCGTTGATGTTCCTCGGCGCCGGTTCGGTCATCCACGGGATGCACGACGAGCAGGACATGCGCCGGATGGGCGCGCTGCGCAAGGTCATGCCTGTCACCGCCGTCACGTTCCTGGTCGGCGCCCTCGCCATCGCCGGGGTCCCGCCGTTCTCGGGGTTCTGGTCGAAGGACGAGATCCTGTCGTTCGCGTTGCACGAGAACCCCGCGCTCTACGTCGTCGGCCTGGTCACCGCCGGGCTCACCGCGTTCTACATCTTCCGTCTGGTCTTCATGACCTTCTACGGCGACGCCCGGTGGACCGCCTCGCTCGAGGCCGAGGCCGAGGCGAAGGCCGCCCACGCGGTGGCCGGTGACGCGGGGGCCACCGACGCCGGGGCTGCCGACGCCGACCCGACCGGTGATCCGGCGCCCGCTGCAGCGGCCGGCGCGACGGCGGTGACCACCGAGGCCCACGGACCGGCTCCCCACGAGTCGCCGTGGGTGATGACGGTGCCGCTGCTCGTCCTCGCCGTCGGGGCGGCGTTCGCCGGCCTGTTGAACCTGCCCTTCTCGTCGTCCACCGAGATCCTCACCCACTGGTTGGAGCCGGTGATCGGCGCCAACGAGACGGTGTTCGACCTCAGCACCGCCAAGCTGATCGCCGAGCTCACGGTGTCGACGATCGTCGCCGCCCTCGGCATCAGCGCCGCCTACTTCGTGTACCTGCGCCACAAGCTCGATCCGGCCCGGATCGAGCTGCCGCTGTTCGCCCACGGGTGGTACATCGACAGCTCGATCACCGCCTTCACCGGCGGTGCCGGTCGGCACCTCTTCGAGCTCGTGGCCATGTTCGACCGGGTCGTCATCGACGGGGCGGTGAACGGCGTCGGCCGGGCCACCCGTGGCGGGGCGGCCCGCCTGCGTGGCCTGCAGAGCGGCTACGTCCGTGCCTACGCCCTCATGATCGCGGTGGGAGCCGTGCTCGTGGTGGCCTTCATCCTCACGCAGGTGACCTTCTAG
- a CDS encoding NADH-quinone oxidoreductase subunit M, producing MLTPSVLAAESAGFPVLPAMVFVPFVSALLIAVIPRSRPELHRQIAIVAGLVTFVLSVAMLVQFDTADDGFQFVVTQTWVSSLDIKFFLGVDGISLFLVVLTGLLFPIALFAAKPDHDPKGYYAWLTLLMGGCMGAFMALDLFLFFLMFEITLVPLYMLIGKWGHGRRVYAATKFFLYTMLGSAFMLVAIVALAVLAKAGDGGTVSFDFTKIIASDSLAQNTGRWLFLGMAIAFAVKVPAFPFHTWLPDAHTEAPTAGSIDLAGILLKLGTYGFLRFGLELFPEATVWFAPVMLTIATIGVVYGGIVAAMQRNLKRLVAYSSVAHMGFALMGIFALNVEGLQGSVLQMVNHGISTGALFILLGFLYRRRHTYEIAKLKGIAKAAPVFAGIFTVVMLSSIGLPGLNGFVSEFLVLLGTFVAHRWWAVVAATGVIIAALYLLWAYQRVFNGEPDEDNRAFPDLKLSERLVMVPLLVLIVFLGVYPKPVLDRIEPSVQRVVNRLELQVERYDQPVTQDGGELDRSRIEAAEERESDAGNEGEPPEGESTEGESTEEEAAPPVGGGS from the coding sequence GTGCTGACGCCTTCCGTGCTCGCGGCCGAGTCCGCCGGGTTCCCGGTCCTGCCGGCGATGGTGTTCGTGCCGTTCGTGTCGGCGCTGCTCATCGCGGTGATCCCCCGGTCGCGACCCGAGCTGCACCGCCAGATCGCCATCGTCGCCGGGCTCGTCACCTTTGTGCTGTCGGTGGCGATGCTGGTGCAGTTCGACACCGCGGACGACGGCTTCCAGTTCGTCGTCACCCAGACCTGGGTCTCCTCGCTCGACATCAAGTTCTTCCTGGGCGTCGACGGGATCTCCCTCTTCCTCGTCGTCCTGACGGGTCTGCTGTTCCCGATCGCCCTCTTCGCGGCCAAGCCCGATCACGACCCGAAGGGCTACTACGCGTGGCTCACGCTGCTCATGGGCGGGTGCATGGGCGCGTTCATGGCCCTCGACCTCTTCCTGTTCTTCCTGATGTTCGAGATCACCCTCGTGCCGCTCTACATGTTGATCGGCAAGTGGGGCCACGGACGGCGGGTCTACGCCGCCACCAAGTTCTTCCTCTACACGATGCTCGGCTCGGCGTTCATGCTCGTCGCCATCGTGGCGCTGGCCGTCCTGGCCAAGGCCGGCGACGGCGGAACGGTGAGCTTCGACTTCACGAAGATCATCGCCAGCGACTCGCTGGCCCAGAACACCGGCCGGTGGCTCTTCCTGGGCATGGCCATCGCCTTCGCCGTCAAGGTGCCCGCCTTCCCGTTCCACACCTGGCTGCCTGACGCCCACACCGAGGCCCCCACCGCCGGCTCCATCGACCTCGCCGGCATCCTCCTCAAGCTGGGCACCTACGGGTTCCTGCGCTTCGGGTTGGAGCTGTTCCCCGAGGCGACGGTCTGGTTCGCGCCGGTGATGCTCACCATCGCCACGATCGGCGTCGTCTACGGCGGGATCGTCGCGGCGATGCAGCGCAACCTGAAGCGGCTGGTCGCCTACTCCTCGGTGGCCCACATGGGCTTCGCGTTGATGGGCATCTTCGCCCTCAACGTGGAGGGCCTCCAGGGTTCGGTGCTGCAGATGGTGAACCACGGGATCAGCACCGGCGCCCTGTTCATCCTGCTCGGGTTCCTCTACCGCCGGCGTCACACCTACGAGATCGCCAAGCTGAAGGGCATCGCCAAGGCGGCCCCGGTGTTCGCGGGCATCTTCACGGTGGTGATGCTGTCCTCCATCGGCCTCCCGGGCCTCAACGGCTTCGTGAGCGAGTTCCTGGTGCTGCTCGGCACCTTCGTCGCCCACCGGTGGTGGGCCGTCGTGGCGGCGACCGGCGTGATCATCGCCGCCCTCTACCTGCTGTGGGCCTACCAGCGGGTCTTCAACGGCGAGCCCGACGAGGACAACCGTGCCTTCCCGGACCTGAAGCTCTCGGAGCGCCTCGTGATGGTCCCGCTGCTGGTGCTGATCGTCTTCCTGGGCGTGTACCCCAAGCCGGTCCTCGACCGGATCGAGCCGTCCGTGCAGCGGGTCGTGAACCGCCTCGAGCTCCAGGTGGAGCGCTACGACCAGCCGGTCACCCAGGACGGCGGTGAGCTCGACCGGTCGCGCATCGAGGCCGCCGAGGAGCGCGAGTCCGACGCCGGGAACGAGGGAGAGCCGCCCGAGGGGGAGTCCACCGAGGGGGAGTCCACCGAGGAAGAAGCGGCGCCGCCGGTCGGGGGAGGCTCGTGA
- a CDS encoding NADH-quinone oxidoreductase subunit N — translation MGVLTPILAQSGTTVPAAPEAVTDVVTVSGPSVDWAGLLPLVILLVGALLLLTVTSVLRTRTPRSFNAIWTVTVASAAAISAIPLWGRVQGWDTVLWWDNTPDRFGPFSTMGGMVGIDGFAIFLTIVICLAVALTALLVDGYLRREGLDDGPALYVLMLLSASGGVMMAVANDLLIVFLGLETLSIAVYVLAAMHLKRAQSQEAGLKYFVLGSFSSAFLLYGIAMIYGATGSTNLIDIKNFMSEVIPVQNGLLLLGLAFILVGLAFKVSAVPFHAWSPDVYDGSPTPVVAFMASGVKVAAFAGMVRVFVLTFENYGSTWRPLVYGLAVLSMVVGAALAIVQSDVKRMLAFSSISHAGFILMAVEAASAEGNAAVLFYLAAYTFMVVGSFSVVTLVGRRGDGRHSLRDYRGLGRTDPLLAAAFTVFLFAQAGVPFTAGFFAKFYAVVAAVDASSTPLAIIAMVSAVIAAFLYLRLVAAMFMSGADDGDDGASPARAERIRIPAGAGLVIGICVVVTIGYGLVPDALVSPAREGQPALVQVDDPATAAAPTTPRGP, via the coding sequence ATGGGCGTGCTCACCCCGATCCTCGCCCAGTCCGGCACGACCGTTCCCGCCGCGCCCGAGGCGGTCACCGACGTCGTCACCGTCAGCGGCCCCTCGGTCGACTGGGCCGGGCTCCTGCCCCTCGTCATCCTGCTCGTCGGCGCGCTGTTGCTGTTGACGGTGACGTCGGTGCTGCGCACGCGCACCCCCCGCTCGTTCAACGCCATCTGGACCGTCACCGTGGCCAGCGCCGCCGCGATCAGCGCCATCCCGCTGTGGGGCAGGGTGCAGGGCTGGGACACCGTGCTGTGGTGGGACAACACCCCGGACCGCTTCGGGCCCTTCAGCACGATGGGCGGCATGGTGGGGATCGACGGCTTCGCCATCTTCCTCACCATCGTCATCTGCCTGGCCGTGGCCCTCACCGCCCTGCTCGTCGACGGCTACCTGCGGCGGGAGGGCCTCGACGACGGCCCGGCCCTCTACGTCCTGATGCTCCTGTCGGCCTCGGGCGGCGTCATGATGGCCGTCGCCAACGACCTGCTGATCGTGTTCCTCGGCCTCGAGACCCTCTCGATCGCCGTGTACGTGCTCGCCGCGATGCACCTCAAGCGGGCCCAGTCCCAGGAGGCCGGCCTCAAGTACTTCGTGCTCGGGTCGTTCTCGTCGGCGTTCCTCCTCTACGGCATCGCCATGATCTACGGCGCCACCGGCTCGACCAACCTCATCGACATCAAGAACTTCATGTCCGAGGTCATCCCCGTGCAGAACGGGCTCCTCCTCCTCGGTCTCGCCTTCATCCTGGTCGGGCTGGCCTTCAAGGTCTCCGCCGTCCCGTTCCACGCGTGGAGTCCCGACGTCTACGACGGATCGCCCACGCCGGTCGTGGCCTTCATGGCCTCGGGCGTCAAGGTGGCCGCGTTCGCCGGGATGGTGCGGGTGTTCGTGCTGACCTTCGAGAACTACGGCTCCACCTGGCGACCCCTCGTCTACGGGCTCGCCGTGCTGTCGATGGTGGTGGGCGCCGCCCTCGCCATCGTGCAGAGCGACGTGAAGCGGATGCTGGCGTTCTCGTCGATCAGCCATGCCGGGTTCATCCTGATGGCCGTGGAGGCCGCGTCCGCCGAGGGCAACGCCGCAGTGCTCTTCTACCTGGCGGCCTACACCTTCATGGTCGTCGGCTCCTTCAGCGTCGTGACGCTCGTGGGGCGACGGGGCGACGGGCGCCACTCCCTCCGCGACTACCGGGGGCTGGGCCGGACGGACCCGCTGCTGGCCGCGGCGTTCACGGTGTTCCTCTTCGCACAGGCCGGCGTGCCCTTCACCGCCGGCTTCTTCGCCAAGTTCTACGCGGTCGTCGCCGCCGTCGACGCCAGCTCCACCCCGCTGGCGATCATCGCCATGGTCTCCGCGGTCATCGCCGCCTTCCTCTACCTGCGCCTCGTCGCGGCGATGTTCATGTCCGGTGCCGACGACGGCGACGACGGTGCCTCCCCGGCGCGCGCCGAGCGCATCCGCATCCCCGCCGGTGCCGGCCTGGTCATCGGCATCTGCGTCGTGGTCACCATCGGCTACGGCCTGGTCCCCGACGCCCTCGTCTCGCCCGCGCGGGAGGGTCAGCCCGCCCTGGTACAGGTCGACGACCCCGCCACGGCAGCGGCGCCCACCACCCCCCGCGGGCCGTGA
- the ndhC gene encoding NADH-quinone oxidoreductase subunit A, with the protein MSEYSDFLRQYLTVAIFAGVGVGLALLILGAGKLLRPSRPQEQKYLVYESGVDAVGSGWSQSQIRYYILALMFVVFDVEAVFVFPWATRVDTYGWFGVVAMAVVIVILGLGLLHAYRKKVIQWA; encoded by the coding sequence ATGTCTGAGTACTCCGATTTCTTGCGGCAGTACCTGACCGTCGCCATCTTCGCGGGTGTCGGGGTCGGTCTCGCTCTCCTCATCCTCGGCGCCGGCAAGCTGCTCCGCCCGAGCCGGCCCCAGGAGCAGAAGTACCTGGTCTACGAGTCCGGTGTCGACGCCGTCGGCTCGGGTTGGTCCCAGAGCCAGATCCGGTACTACATCCTCGCCCTGATGTTCGTGGTCTTCGACGTGGAGGCCGTGTTCGTGTTCCCCTGGGCCACCCGGGTCGACACCTACGGCTGGTTCGGAGTGGTGGCGATGGCCGTCGTCATCGTGATCCTCGGTCTCGGGCTGCTCCACGCCTATCGCAAGAAGGTGATCCAGTGGGCCTAG
- the nuoB gene encoding NADH-quinone oxidoreductase subunit NuoB gives MPKSVSKLLNLSRKYSIWAYQWGLACCAIEMGAAFASPRYDVMRLGVIPFPATPRQADLVVIAGTVTDKLSPAVLRLYEQMPDPKYVISMGSCSNCGGPYWDSYSVTKGVDQLIPVDVYVPGCPPRPEALLEGIVLLQERIANEDMAARWRGDPIVVG, from the coding sequence ATGCCGAAGTCGGTGTCGAAGCTGTTGAACCTGAGCCGGAAGTACTCCATCTGGGCCTACCAGTGGGGCCTGGCCTGCTGCGCGATCGAGATGGGCGCGGCGTTCGCGTCCCCCCGCTACGACGTCATGCGCCTCGGGGTGATCCCCTTCCCGGCGACCCCCCGCCAGGCCGACCTCGTCGTCATCGCCGGGACCGTCACCGACAAGCTCTCGCCGGCGGTCCTGCGGCTCTACGAGCAGATGCCGGACCCGAAGTACGTCATCTCGATGGGCTCCTGCTCCAACTGCGGCGGCCCGTACTGGGACAGCTACTCGGTCACCAAGGGCGTCGACCAGCTCATCCCCGTCGACGTGTACGTCCCGGGGTGCCCGCCGCGGCCCGAAGCGCTCCTCGAGGGCATCGTCCTGCTCCAGGAGCGCATCGCCAACGAGGACATGGCGGCGCGCTGGCGAGGTGATCCCATTGTCGTCGGCTGA
- a CDS encoding NADH-quinone oxidoreductase subunit C — MSSADTTVEPEAEEAVEAPVVDERRDALLEWLVGELGDAVVGSHIRPLDDLWVRVDRDAWPTAAEVLKAKGFTFFDYLSAIDWLPSPFGRDMDAQEDLLVSGAAPKDPGPMEQGYAGGATRFQVIGRLFSIADGLGVHLKADLPDDDLRVGTWTPHFRGANWHERECFEMFGVEFIGHPHLVKLYLPADFQGNPLRKDFPLLSRRVRPWPGIVDVEPMPGSDDDEEGDGE; from the coding sequence TTGTCGTCGGCTGACACCACCGTCGAGCCCGAGGCCGAGGAGGCCGTCGAGGCCCCCGTCGTCGACGAGCGCCGCGACGCGCTCCTCGAGTGGCTCGTCGGCGAGCTCGGCGACGCCGTCGTCGGTTCCCACATCCGTCCCCTCGACGACCTCTGGGTCCGGGTCGACCGCGACGCCTGGCCCACCGCCGCCGAGGTGCTGAAGGCCAAGGGGTTCACGTTCTTCGACTACCTCTCGGCCATCGACTGGCTCCCGTCCCCCTTCGGCCGCGACATGGACGCCCAGGAGGACCTCCTCGTCAGCGGCGCGGCGCCCAAGGACCCCGGGCCGATGGAGCAGGGCTACGCCGGGGGCGCGACCCGGTTCCAGGTGATCGGGCGCCTCTTCTCGATCGCTGACGGGCTCGGCGTGCACCTGAAAGCCGACCTCCCCGACGACGACCTCCGGGTCGGCACCTGGACCCCCCACTTCCGGGGCGCGAACTGGCACGAGCGCGAGTGCTTCGAGATGTTCGGGGTCGAGTTCATCGGCCACCCCCACCTGGTCAAGCTCTACCTGCCCGCCGACTTCCAGGGGAACCCCCTGCGCAAGGACTTCCCGCTGCTGAGCCGACGCGTCCGCCCCTGGCCGGGGATCGTCGACGTCGAGCCCATGCCCGGCAGCGACGACGACGAGGAAGGGGACGGCGAGTGA
- a CDS encoding NADH-quinone oxidoreductase subunit D 1, translated as MTAISERDQMAFIAARAADARVNIDLETEGMTLNLGPQHPATHGTLRIVAKLDGEQIISAEPVPGYMHRGYEKLTEVRTYPQVTALVNRIDWLGSFANEVPFILAAEKLMEVEAPPRARHIRTILFELARIANISLFLGDFGLQLGALTMGFYAFRDREHVLNQIESATGGRFHPNFDRIGGLKDDLPKGWIADTKRAMAKLRDLCDETETLMVGNEIFQARTRGIGVIPPDVALSYGLSGANLRGSGVDWDIRRDACPPGLAYDDVDWQVWTHPDGDCFSRTWVRLQETREATLIVDQLLDTIPSGPVMAKVPRIIKVPEGEAYVETENPLGAMGYYVVSKGDLVPFRVKIRTPSFNNISVVPWVAKGVYVPDLVAILGSLYFILGDIDR; from the coding sequence GTGACCGCCATCAGCGAGCGCGACCAGATGGCCTTCATCGCCGCCCGGGCCGCCGACGCCCGGGTCAACATCGACCTCGAGACCGAGGGCATGACCCTCAACCTCGGCCCGCAGCACCCCGCCACCCACGGCACGCTGCGCATCGTCGCCAAGCTCGACGGCGAGCAGATCATCTCCGCCGAGCCGGTCCCGGGCTACATGCACCGCGGCTACGAAAAGCTCACCGAGGTCCGTACGTACCCCCAGGTCACGGCGCTGGTGAACCGCATCGACTGGCTGGGGAGCTTCGCCAACGAGGTGCCGTTCATCCTCGCCGCCGAGAAGCTGATGGAGGTGGAGGCCCCACCCCGGGCCCGCCACATCCGCACCATCCTCTTCGAGCTCGCCCGCATCGCCAACATCTCGCTGTTCCTCGGCGACTTCGGTCTCCAGCTCGGTGCCCTGACCATGGGGTTCTACGCCTTCCGCGACCGCGAGCACGTGCTCAACCAGATCGAGTCCGCGACCGGTGGGCGCTTCCACCCCAACTTCGACCGCATCGGCGGCCTGAAGGACGATCTGCCGAAGGGCTGGATCGCCGACACCAAGCGGGCCATGGCCAAGCTGCGCGACCTGTGCGACGAGACCGAGACGCTGATGGTCGGCAACGAGATCTTCCAGGCCCGGACCCGCGGCATCGGGGTGATCCCCCCCGACGTGGCCCTCTCCTACGGCCTGTCCGGCGCCAACCTGCGCGGCTCGGGCGTCGACTGGGACATCCGCCGCGACGCCTGCCCGCCGGGCCTCGCCTACGACGACGTCGACTGGCAGGTCTGGACCCACCCCGACGGTGACTGCTTCTCACGCACGTGGGTCCGGCTCCAGGAGACCCGCGAGGCCACCCTCATCGTCGACCAGCTCCTCGACACCATCCCGTCCGGGCCGGTCATGGCGAAGGTGCCCCGCATCATCAAGGTCCCCGAGGGCGAGGCGTACGTGGAGACCGAGAACCCGCTCGGCGCGATGGGCTACTACGTCGTGTCGAAGGGCGACCTCGTGCCGTTCCGGGTGAAGATCCGCACGCCGTCGTTCAACAACATCTCGGTCGTGCCGTGGGTCGCCAAGGGCGTCTACGTCCCCGACCTCGTGGCCATCCTCGGGAGCCTGTACTTCATCCTCGGTGACATCGACCGATGA
- the nuoH gene encoding NADH-quinone oxidoreductase subunit NuoH, whose translation MIAVLASFDPPYWLSTLIKVVVVTAVVPTTALILGMVFLFKVMSWMQSRMGPQEAGPRGLLQLVADGAKFLQKEDLMPEGADRFVFRAAPVVVLVSTFLLYVAIPASPNLVVADLDLGIYFVLAVASLSVIGVLMAGWASANKYSLIGALRAAGQLIAYELPLVLAVVGVVIQAGTLSMNGIVEAQNSGEIFGWGGIGNPFILTQFVAFVIFIAAVQAELTQPPFDMPVAESEIVSGYQVEYSGFRFLLFFLAEFATAFAFAAIASVLFLGGWAVPWLSTDSDLYWVLGPIVLFAKVMLVSFIIFWVRFTYPRFREDQLQSFAWKVLIPVALVNLMVTGVFKVVF comes from the coding sequence ATGATCGCCGTCCTCGCCTCCTTCGACCCGCCCTACTGGCTGTCGACGCTCATCAAGGTCGTCGTCGTCACCGCCGTCGTGCCGACCACGGCGCTCATCCTCGGCATGGTCTTCCTGTTCAAGGTCATGAGCTGGATGCAGAGCCGCATGGGCCCCCAGGAAGCCGGCCCGCGCGGTCTGCTCCAGCTCGTCGCCGACGGGGCCAAGTTCCTCCAGAAGGAGGACCTCATGCCCGAGGGGGCCGACCGCTTCGTCTTCCGCGCCGCACCGGTGGTGGTGCTGGTCTCGACGTTCCTGCTCTACGTCGCCATCCCCGCCTCGCCGAACCTGGTGGTCGCCGACCTCGACCTCGGCATCTACTTCGTGCTGGCCGTCGCCTCGCTGTCGGTCATCGGTGTGCTCATGGCCGGCTGGGCGTCGGCCAACAAGTACTCCCTGATCGGCGCCCTGCGCGCCGCGGGGCAGCTCATCGCCTACGAGCTCCCCCTCGTGCTCGCCGTGGTCGGCGTCGTCATCCAGGCCGGGACGCTGAGCATGAACGGCATCGTGGAGGCCCAGAACAGCGGCGAGATCTTCGGGTGGGGCGGCATCGGCAACCCGTTCATCCTCACGCAGTTCGTGGCCTTCGTGATCTTCATCGCCGCCGTCCAGGCCGAGCTCACCCAGCCCCCGTTCGACATGCCCGTCGCCGAGTCCGAGATCGTCAGCGGCTACCAGGTCGAGTACTCGGGGTTCCGGTTCCTCCTGTTCTTCCTCGCCGAGTTCGCCACCGCCTTCGCCTTCGCCGCCATCGCCTCCGTCCTCTTCCTCGGCGGGTGGGCGGTCCCCTGGCTCAGCACCGACAGCGACCTCTACTGGGTGCTCGGACCGATCGTGCTGTTCGCGAAGGTCATGCTGGTCTCGTTCATCATCTTCTGGGTGCGCTTCACGTACCCGCGGTTCCGCGAGGACCAGCTGCAGTCCTTCGCCTGGAAGGTCCTCATCCCCGTCGCCCTCGTGAACCTCATGGTCACCGGCGTGTTCAAGGTGGTGTTCTGA
- a CDS encoding NADH-quinone oxidoreductase subunit I produces MPKVPGLIKGLGVTFGEMVTTLKDGPQTTQYPHEKEVPAPRARGVITLQEDNCTACMLCARECPDWCIFIEAHKYLAPPRREGGKPRQKNALDRFDIDFSLCMYCGICVEVCPFDALFWSPEYEYSEVRIADLLHDKTRLGQWMQTVPDFPEYEAGSEAKVKKVPR; encoded by the coding sequence ATGCCCAAGGTCCCCGGCCTCATCAAGGGTCTCGGCGTGACGTTCGGTGAGATGGTCACGACCCTGAAGGACGGCCCGCAGACGACGCAGTACCCCCACGAGAAGGAGGTGCCGGCGCCCCGGGCCCGCGGCGTCATCACCCTCCAGGAGGACAACTGCACCGCCTGCATGCTCTGCGCACGCGAGTGCCCTGACTGGTGCATCTTCATCGAGGCCCACAAGTACCTCGCCCCGCCCCGCCGCGAGGGGGGCAAGCCTCGCCAGAAGAACGCCCTCGACCGCTTCGACATCGACTTCTCGCTGTGCATGTACTGCGGGATCTGCGTCGAGGTGTGCCCCTTCGATGCCCTCTTCTGGAGCCCGGAGTACGAGTACTCCGAGGTCCGCATCGCCGACCTGCTCCACGACAAGACCCGGCTGGGGCAGTGGATGCAGACCGTCCCCGACTTCCCGGAGTACGAGGCCGGGTCGGAGGCGAAGGTCAAGAAGGTCCCCCGCTAG